The Mucilaginibacter yixingensis genome window below encodes:
- a CDS encoding DUF6515 family protein translates to MKSRYLMRAALSGLFVLMVAFTASAQRHGGGGGGSHGGGGFHGGGGFHGGGGGFHGGGSFSRGGGSFHGGGSFNRGTAPSAHYGAPRSVGPRTMSVAPQNRAGLRAYSARPGINGSPAGPAYRGAYRGGVGVRGSYGYRYRPYSYGGRTYYRPYNPFYRYNYFSRYYYPRLGFHLGVLPYGYYPFWWGGAEYFYSDGYYYQYDNDQYTVVEPPLGAILSQLPAGAQSLMIDGEQYYELNGVYYQAVTKDDGSTGYQVAGKDGQLTTGAADNGQYDDNGQYQQDDNGYQYQSQPQSQPQQQQNVDGPLRVGDVVGSLPPRTSKVKIDGQAYYLSQDGYYFQEDRDQSGRKIYRVAGTASEGLQQ, encoded by the coding sequence ATGAAAAGTAGATATTTGATGCGCGCTGCCCTGAGTGGTTTATTTGTGTTGATGGTAGCATTTACTGCCAGCGCACAACGTCATGGCGGTGGCGGCGGAGGCTCCCACGGTGGTGGTGGTTTCCATGGCGGCGGCGGTTTTCACGGTGGTGGCGGCGGTTTTCACGGCGGCGGTTCATTTAGTCGAGGTGGTGGTTCGTTCCACGGCGGCGGCTCGTTTAACCGCGGTACTGCACCATCGGCACATTATGGCGCCCCACGTTCTGTTGGTCCACGTACTATGAGTGTAGCGCCACAAAACAGAGCCGGCTTACGGGCCTACAGTGCGCGTCCGGGCATTAATGGCAGTCCGGCAGGTCCGGCTTACCGTGGTGCTTACAGAGGCGGTGTTGGCGTAAGAGGTTCTTACGGTTACAGGTATCGTCCTTATTCATATGGCGGTCGTACTTATTACCGTCCGTATAACCCGTTCTATCGTTATAACTACTTTAGCAGATATTACTATCCGCGCTTAGGTTTCCACCTGGGAGTGTTGCCATACGGTTACTACCCATTTTGGTGGGGCGGCGCAGAGTACTTCTACAGCGATGGTTATTATTACCAGTATGACAATGACCAGTATACCGTAGTAGAGCCGCCGCTGGGTGCAATATTGAGCCAGTTACCTGCGGGTGCCCAATCACTGATGATTGATGGCGAACAGTACTACGAGCTGAATGGTGTTTACTACCAGGCGGTAACTAAAGACGACGGTTCTACCGGTTATCAGGTTGCCGGTAAAGACGGCCAGTTAACCACCGGCGCAGCCGACAACGGTCAGTATGATGACAATGGTCAGTATCAGCAAGATGATAATGGTTACCAATATCAGTCGCAGCCCCAGTCGCAACCACAACAACAGCAAAATGTTGATGGCCCGCTTAGGGTAGGTGATGTAGTGGGCAGCTTGCCACCAAGAACTTCAAAAGTGAAGATTGATGGCCAAGCCTACTACCTGTCTCAAGATGGTTACTATTTCCAGGAAGACCGCGATCAAAGCGGCCGCAAAATATACCGTGTAGCCGGCACAGCCAGCGAAGGTTTACAACAATAA
- a CDS encoding glutamate-5-semialdehyde dehydrogenase, giving the protein MDYRKYFENAQQAARNIAGLSNEVITAVLLDVADAAVAQTDRLLQENQKDLNRMDPADPKYDRLQLTPDRIAGIAAEIRNVADLENPVGELLDEKTMPNGLSISRVRVPLGVVGVIYEARPNVTFDVFTLCFKTGNVAVLKGGSDAEFSNKAIVEVIHSVLQQHGIDVNAATLLPAEREATAALLDAIGFIDVLIPRGSQGLINFVRQNSKVPVIETGAGIVHTYGDDSADIAKLAPIVFNSKTRRPSVCNTLDCLIIHKALLPSLPQITQPLTEKEVIIYADDRAYAALDGGYPAALLEHAEPEHFGTEFLSLKMAIKTVDSFEEALEYIAINSSKHSEAIVSENPLHIAEFLNKVDAAAVYANVSTAFTDGAQFGLGAEIGISTQKLHARGPMGLAELTSYKWVVLGDGQVRG; this is encoded by the coding sequence ATGGACTACAGGAAATATTTTGAGAACGCGCAACAGGCTGCACGCAACATTGCCGGCTTAAGCAACGAGGTGATTACCGCCGTTTTGCTTGACGTGGCCGACGCAGCCGTAGCGCAAACCGACCGACTATTGCAGGAAAACCAGAAAGATCTGAACCGCATGGACCCGGCCGACCCGAAATATGACCGCCTGCAGCTAACCCCCGATCGCATTGCCGGCATTGCTGCCGAAATACGCAACGTGGCCGACCTGGAAAACCCGGTTGGCGAACTGCTGGACGAAAAAACCATGCCTAACGGCCTGAGCATCTCGCGCGTGCGGGTACCGCTTGGCGTTGTAGGGGTAATCTATGAGGCACGCCCGAATGTTACCTTTGACGTCTTTACGCTATGCTTTAAAACCGGCAACGTGGCTGTGCTGAAAGGCGGCAGCGATGCGGAGTTTTCTAACAAGGCCATTGTTGAGGTAATCCACTCGGTATTGCAGCAACATGGCATTGATGTTAACGCAGCAACCCTGTTGCCGGCCGAGCGCGAAGCCACCGCTGCCCTGTTGGATGCCATTGGGTTTATTGACGTACTGATTCCTCGCGGAAGCCAGGGATTAATCAACTTTGTGCGTCAAAACAGTAAAGTACCGGTAATTGAAACCGGTGCAGGCATTGTACACACTTATGGTGATGACAGCGCCGATATAGCCAAACTGGCACCTATTGTTTTCAACTCTAAAACCCGCAGACCAAGCGTTTGCAATACGCTCGACTGCCTGATTATTCATAAAGCCTTACTACCATCGTTACCGCAAATCACACAGCCGTTAACAGAGAAAGAGGTAATTATTTATGCGGATGACCGTGCTTATGCAGCGCTGGATGGTGGCTACCCCGCTGCCTTGTTAGAGCATGCCGAGCCGGAGCATTTTGGCACCGAGTTCTTGTCGCTAAAAATGGCTATCAAAACTGTAGATAGCTTTGAGGAAGCGCTGGAGTACATTGCCATCAACAGCTCTAAACACAGCGAAGCTATTGTATCTGAGAACCCGCTGCATATTGCCGAATTTTTAAATAAGGTTGATGCCGCTGCCGTATACGCCAACGTATCTACCGCCTTTACCGACGGCGCCCAATTTGGCCTGGGTGCAGAGATCGGTATCAGCACCCAAAAGCTCCACGCCCGCGGCCCAATGGGTCTGGCAGAGCTGACCAGCTACAAATGGGTGGTACTGGGTGACGGGCAGGTGAGAGGGTAA
- the proB gene encoding glutamate 5-kinase — protein sequence MSHQYQRVIIKIGSNVLTQKNGLPDGARISHLVDQIAAIKKQGREVILVSSGAVASGRSLITIDEKVNAVATRQLLASIGQVKLINTYSHLFEKYQLLCSQVLVTKEDFRDRMHYLNMKNCLEILLQHGVIPVVNENDVVSVTELMFTDNDELAGLIASMLNAQALIILSNVDGIYDGDPKTPGTKVIERIEGSATSLASFITSGKSQFGRGGMLTKSHMAQKVAQLGISVHIANGTRDGILTDVLAGKATHTHFVPNKNTSGKKKWIAHSENFAKGVVKINDGAREVLTSQKATSLLPIGVINIEADFQKGDIIRLIDEQGRQVGLGIAEYGADKARERIGQKKQRPLVHYDYLYLNA from the coding sequence ATGTCTCACCAGTATCAACGCGTTATCATTAAAATAGGCTCCAATGTGCTCACACAAAAAAATGGATTGCCTGATGGTGCGCGTATCAGTCACCTGGTAGATCAAATTGCTGCCATTAAAAAGCAGGGGCGCGAGGTGATCCTGGTGTCGTCAGGAGCTGTAGCCTCAGGCCGTAGTTTGATTACAATTGATGAGAAAGTAAACGCCGTGGCCACACGCCAGTTGCTGGCATCAATCGGGCAGGTAAAGCTCATCAATACCTACTCGCATCTGTTTGAGAAATACCAACTGCTGTGCTCGCAGGTGTTGGTAACCAAAGAGGATTTTCGTGACCGCATGCATTATCTCAACATGAAAAACTGTTTGGAGATCTTGCTGCAGCATGGCGTAATCCCGGTGGTGAACGAGAATGACGTGGTATCTGTAACCGAGCTGATGTTTACCGATAATGATGAACTGGCCGGTTTGATTGCCTCTATGCTGAACGCCCAGGCACTTATTATCCTCAGCAACGTGGATGGCATTTATGATGGCGACCCAAAAACGCCTGGCACCAAGGTAATTGAACGGATTGAAGGCTCGGCAACATCGCTGGCCTCGTTTATTACCTCGGGTAAATCGCAGTTTGGCAGGGGCGGCATGCTCACCAAATCGCACATGGCGCAAAAAGTGGCGCAGCTAGGTATCAGCGTACACATTGCCAATGGCACCCGCGATGGTATTTTGACCGACGTGCTGGCCGGTAAAGCTACTCACACCCACTTTGTTCCTAATAAAAACACCTCTGGCAAAAAGAAATGGATTGCCCATTCAGAAAATTTTGCCAAAGGAGTAGTAAAAATAAATGATGGCGCCCGCGAGGTTCTAACCTCACAAAAAGCCACCAGTTTACTGCCTATTGGCGTAATAAATATTGAAGCCGATTTTCAAAAAGGCGACATTATCAGGCTGATTGATGAGCAGGGCAGGCAAGTGGGTTTAGGCATAGCCGAATATGGCGCCGACAAAGCCCGCGAGCGCATTGGCCAGAAAAAACAGCGCCCACTGGTGCATTATGATTATTTGTATTTGAACGCGTAA
- a CDS encoding DUF3810 domain-containing protein encodes MQKRTGKGKMPRAAKTALILLAVILALVLLMQSPSLTEQLYSNGIYHLFCWVLRPLTCIFPFSLGDVFYVVLILYIMVGIVHFFRYLFTKRHAELRKLLLKGVVVFELAWLAFYCFWGMNYYRPAAAELLDLKDTSYRMEDVVKVTSLIIDSANACRAQLTPAELADKDNNFYNTSLVAVKNLSAISPKFQTILPRLKPSMISLIISYMGTSGYYNPFTSEAQINTLMPSFEKPFVACHELSHQTGWGREDEANFAGYLAGTQSNDKLLRYSSYYAGIEEFMRYLRLRDTIAHKVLVKRISPLVILDFKADSAHWAKYQGNASMVSGLFYDRFLKMNNQPHGLHTYNRMIRLTMAWYRRRYHIW; translated from the coding sequence ATGCAGAAAAGAACCGGCAAAGGTAAAATGCCACGAGCGGCAAAAACGGCACTGATATTATTGGCCGTTATTTTGGCGCTGGTGTTGTTAATGCAAAGTCCGTCGCTTACAGAGCAGCTTTACTCCAACGGTATCTATCATTTGTTTTGCTGGGTGCTGCGACCGCTTACCTGTATCTTTCCTTTTAGTTTGGGCGATGTGTTTTATGTGGTGCTGATACTCTATATCATGGTCGGCATAGTCCACTTCTTTAGATACTTGTTCACTAAACGCCACGCTGAGCTAAGGAAGCTGCTGCTAAAAGGCGTAGTGGTTTTTGAATTGGCCTGGCTGGCTTTTTACTGTTTTTGGGGGATGAATTATTACCGTCCGGCGGCGGCAGAGCTGCTCGATCTGAAGGATACTTCTTACCGGATGGAGGATGTGGTTAAAGTAACTAGTCTGATTATTGACAGCGCCAACGCTTGTCGCGCCCAGCTAACACCAGCCGAACTGGCCGACAAAGACAATAATTTCTATAATACATCGCTGGTGGCGGTTAAGAATTTATCGGCCATCTCTCCAAAATTTCAAACCATTTTGCCGCGATTAAAACCCTCGATGATTAGTTTGATAATTAGCTATATGGGTACATCCGGCTATTATAACCCATTCACCTCAGAAGCACAGATCAATACGCTGATGCCATCATTTGAAAAGCCGTTTGTGGCCTGCCATGAGCTGAGCCACCAAACCGGTTGGGGGCGCGAGGATGAAGCTAATTTTGCCGGATACCTGGCCGGCACGCAATCAAACGATAAGTTGCTGCGCTACTCCAGCTATTACGCCGGTATTGAAGAATTTATGCGATACCTGCGCCTGCGCGATACCATTGCACATAAGGTGTTGGTAAAACGAATTTCGCCCCTGGTAATACTGGATTTTAAGGCCGATAGCGCGCATTGGGCAAAATATCAGGGTAATGCCTCAATGGTATCGGGACTGTTTTATGACCGGTTTTTGAAAATGAACAATCAGCCGCACGGGTTACATACCTACAACCGCATGATCCGGCTTACCATGGCCTGGTACCGGCGCAGGTATCATATTTGGTAA